The proteins below are encoded in one region of Drosophila santomea strain STO CAGO 1482 chromosome 2R, Prin_Dsan_1.1, whole genome shotgun sequence:
- the LOC120446481 gene encoding uncharacterized protein LOC120446481 produces MDTDHTNLNDFRDRDLATRMRRCNYEKYKSLVRMHLSFELELNTDEFDLPCHEIVYEDKGKLKKWNRLSKKHRLGHGAAATSCAAGSGSKSVGNSPTETLQQQIDPGFFMHLQELKEFLMLDKNLTQEGIFRKAGAVSRQNELRMHIQHDKPLNLELAGFSAHDCATVFKGFLSELPEPLLTDAHYPAHLQIAPLCQALNGQAMATAERQQHLLNSVQLLLLLLPEEHRELLQHIIEMLHAVAKHEKSNKMSAENLATLFTPHLICPRQLPPEVLHYQAKKMSSIVTYMIVRGLDIFEVPGKLSTDIRAYFLERKRKKTMSPEQTLDESISDVSTVNTVYTFVDRAATAAATNTNNTDTELAQLYAHIQSMPESSKKRRLIKQFNKQNGQGTPLQLVVMNRLKNNEATRSAKSLGDSIKKHIFHKSLMSRTPKRVPPSFHLASGSETPNMSHVKPPKMRVLFQSPTPPTPTSSTITSVTLATNPRHQLQKSISSASLKIESSSSDSSSSCATSGSISAPVSRQQSKESPSDGGAAVSGQDLDEIDADCCVTPLKIMSAVAKQLIDKKSVAWDEHRLLEIEEYSNPSTPVQQSTRYKSEPNLSSILPQVDAEEEDDGALTPIMEGRSTMVASSSHMGRSITRKLMKGVSMGNLRFPFSTPETTKRLVRSVSATLRRRPSGEEGKPCPLAADAPLLEDVDDSDEDEAVDEEDDDTLSENNGSSNELPAMSLGYQQILQSSVYRNMDLITSTPALHMGRRSMSPITKSTQRMPKAMQESIMTPRSRKPVMLLTALAGNGDKQLNLSFAEQDEQDSIGGTPTKQLEPPSLHSEDATSLGGYADILGQQQSFALFNPRQRTTSSSNSNEDLKPSNALSSDFKEYLLTRSVLTASPADLSFASRSDDFGGASTTQDIDDLDESDLSPSLLYCLDGNEPTLASPFGNSNGRKRSAGTPLKSTLTTDLDADNKENMDNLQEEHSRNKKLLITSPEKYPGETAL; encoded by the exons ATGGACACGGACCATACGAACCTAAATGATTTCAGGGATCGCGATTTGGCCACACGCATGCGCCGCTGCAATTACGAGAAATACAAATCTCTGGTGCGCATGCACCTATCGTTTGAATTGGAGCTCAATACGGATGA GTTTGATCTTCCCTGTCACGAGATCGTCTACGAGGACAAGGGTAAGCTGAAGAAGTGGAACCGCCTTTCTAAAAAACATCGCTTGGGACATGGAGCAGCTGCCACATCCTGTGCCGCCGGCTCCGGCAGCAAATCCGTGGGCAATAGTCCCACAGAGACactgcaacaacaaattgATCCGGGATTCTTTATGCATCTGCAGGAGCTCAAGGAGTTCTTAATGCTGGATAAGA ATCTCACCCAGGAAGGCATATTTCGCAAGGCTGGCGCCGTGTCCCGACAAAACGAACTTCGGATGCACATCCAGCACGACAAACCACTGAATTTGGAACTGGCCGGCTTCTCCGCTCACGATTGTGCCACCGTTTTTAAAGGTTTTCTGTCCGAACTTCCAGAACCCCTGCTTACGGATGCCCACTATCCGGCGCATCTCCAGATAGCTCCGCTCTGCCAGGCGCTCAATGGTCAGGCGATGGCCACTGCCGAGCGTCAGCAACACCTCCTTAACTCCGTGCAGCTGCTTCTACTTCTCCTGCCCGAAGAACATCGTGAACTCCTTCAGCACATTATAGAAATGCTGCATGCTGTGGCCAAGCATGAGAAGAGCAACAAAATGAGCGCTGAAAACTTGGCCACTCTCTTCACGCCCCACCTTATTTGCCCAAGGCAACTGCCACCCGAGGTGCTGCACTACCAGGCGAAGAAAATGTCCAGTATCGTGACCTATATGATCGTCCGCGGACTGGACATCTTCGAGGTTCCTGGAAAGCTGTCTACCGACATCCGGGCGTACTTTCTTGAGcgcaaaagaaagaaaaccaTGTCGCCGGAACAAACGCTCGACGAGTCCATCTCGGACGTCTCGACGGTCAACACGGTGTACACTTTTGTAGACCGAGCCGCCACTGCAGCGGCCACCAATACGAACAATACGGACACGGAGCTGGCGCAGCTTTATGCCCATATCCAAAGCATGCCGGAGTCCTCTAAGAAGCGGCGTCTGATTAAACAGTTCAACAAGCAAAATGGGCAgg GCACTCCGTTGCAACTGGTGGTAATGAATCGTTTGAAGAACAACGAGGCCACTCGAAGTGCCAAGTCCCTGGGTGATTCCATTAAGAAGCACATTTTCCACAAGAGTCTCATGTCGCGCACCCCAAAAAGAGTGCCACCCAGTTTTCATTTGGCTAGCGGATCCGAG ACGCCCAATATGTCGCATGTGAAACCGCCAAAGATGCGGGTGCTGTTTCAGAGTCCCACGCCACCCACACCCACCTCATCGACCATCACCAGCGTCACGCTGGCCACTAACCCTCGGCATCAGCTTCAGAAATCCATCTCATCTGCTTCTCTCAAGATCGAATCCTCGTCCTCGGACAGCAGCTCTAGCTGTGCGACCAGCGGTAGTATATCAGCTCCAGTCAGTCGACAGCAATCGAAAGAATCACCTTCGGACGGGGGAGCTGCTGTTTCCGGCCAGGACCTGGATGAGATCGATGCCGATTGCTGCGTGACGCCTTTGAAGATCATGTCAGCGGTTGCAAAGCAGCTAATTGACAAGAAGAGCGTTGCCTGGGACGAGCACCGACTGCTGGAGATTGAGGAGTACTCGAATCCTTCTACGCCCGTCCAGCAATCGACGCGCTACAAGTCGGAGCCTAATCTCTCAAGTATCCTGCCACAGGTTGACGCAGAGGAAGAGGACGACGGCGCACTGACGCCCATTATGGAGGGCCGCAGTACCATGGTGGCAAGCAGCAGCCATATGGGCAGATCAATAACCCGAAAATTGATGAAGGGCGTTAGCATGGGTAATCTTAGATTCCCATTCAGCACGCCGGAGACAACCAAACGACTGGTGCGAAGTGTTTCTGCCACGCTCAGGAGGCGGCCCAGTGGAGAAGAAGGCAAACCCTGCCCATTGGCAGCGGATGCACCACTTCTTGAGGACGTAGACGATAGCGATGAAGACGAGGCCGTGGATGAGGAGGACGACGATACACTTTCAGAGAACAATGGCAGCTCCAACGAGCTGCCCGCCATGAGCCTGGGCTATCAGCAGATACTACAGAGCAGCGTGTACCGCAACATGGATCTCATTACGAGCACACCAGCTCTCCATATGGGTCGCCGTTCCATGTCGCCCATTACCAAGTCGACTCAACGCATGCCCAAGGCGATGCAG GAATCTATTATGACTCCCCGCTCCCGAAAACCGGTGATGCTGCTTACTGCCTTAGCTGGCAATGGCGACAAACAGCTAAATCTGAGCTTCGCCGAGCAGGATGAGCAGGATTCGATTGGTGGCACGCCGACCAAGCAGCTGGAGCCACCTTCGCTGCACAGCGAGGATGCCACTTCATTAGGAGGATATGCGGATATCCTAGGGCAGCAGCAGAGCTTTGCTCTCTTTAACCCCAGACAGCGGACGAccagcagtagcaacagcaatgAAGACTTAAAGCCCTCAAACGCCTTATCCAGTGATTTCAA GGAATATTTGCTGACGCGCAGTGTCCTTACCGCCAGTCCAGCGGATTTATCGTTTGCCAGTCGGTCGGATGATTTCGGTGGCGCCAGCACCACCCAGGACATCGACGACTTGGACGAGTCCGATCTGAGCCCCAGTCTGCTCTACTGCCTAGACGGAAACGAGCCCACTTTGGCCTCACCCTttggcaacagcaacggcaggAAGCGATCGGCGGGCACACCCTTAAAGTCTACGCTAACTACTGACCTCGACGCGGATAACAAGGAGAACATGGACAACCTGCAGGAGGAGCACTCGCGCAACAAAAAGCTGCTTATTACTTCTCCCGAGAAGTATCCGGGCGAAACGGCCCTCTAG
- the LOC120444738 gene encoding uncharacterized protein LOC120444738, with protein MMGLNSFVLLLISAQFYSEADGYSHRHPGFAQRLQIKPGCLQVPQIYTAAPTPTPTIIFSSLEDVGIEGIRRAEAD; from the coding sequence ATGATGGGCTTAAATTCGTTTGTGCTTCTGCTGATTTCGGCTCAATTTTATTCGGAGGCTGACGGCTATAGCCATCGACACCCGGGCTTTGCCCAACGCTTGCAGATCAAGCCAGGCTGCTTACAGGTGCCTCAGATATACACCgcagctccaactccaacgCCGACCATAATCTTTTCCTCGTTGGAAGACGTAGGGATAGAGGGCATCAGGAGAGCAGAAGCAGATTAA
- the LOC120446483 gene encoding methylosome subunit pICln yields MVLIMRVSPPEHGLLYTANNIKLKLGDKVVGEGTVYIAQNTLSWQPTELPEGISIEWKQVSLHGISSNPRKCIYFMLDHKVEWNGVYGDPPQHAVNGRNGGGSEAEVDEGNGSDEHDDDDNFEDAVDEQFEEVTECWLLPDDIHTVDTMYSAMTTCQALHPDSADSDSEDSDPMQDAGGLEDEAMEEEDALTLGRNGVQNLSLDDDDERFEDADE; encoded by the exons atggTTCTTATAATGCGTGTTTCTCCGCCGGAACATGGCCTGCTGTATACGGCAAACAATATCAAGCTGAAACTAGGCGACAAAGTGGTGGGCGAAGGCACAGTTTACATTGCACAAAA CACGCTCTCCTGGCAACCAACTGAGTTGCCGGAGGGTATATCCATTGAGTGGAAGCAGGTTAGCCTGCACGGCATCTCCTCGAATCCGAGGAAGTGCATCTACTTCATGCTGGACCACAAAGTCGAGTGGAACGGCGTCTATGGAGATCCCCCCCAGCATGCAGTCAATGGTCGCAATGGCGGCGGTTCGGAGGCGGAAGTGGACGAGGGAAATGGGAGCGATGAGCACGATGACGACGATAATTTCGAGGATGCTGTAGACGAGCAGTTTGAAGAGGTCACAGAGTGCTGGCTTTTGCCGGACGACATTCACACCGTGGACACTATGTACAGTGCCATGACCACTTGCCAGGCCCTACATCCTGATTCTGCAGACAGCGATTCGGAAGACAGTGACCCTATGCAGGATGCCGGTGGCTTAGAGGATGAGGccatggaggaggaggatgctTTGACGCTGGGACGAAACGGCGTGCAGAATCTCAGTttggacgacgacgacgaacGATTTGAGGACGCTGACGAGTGA
- the LOC120446485 gene encoding uncharacterized protein LOC120446485, which translates to MSITLDFNGKNIAKSNELELHFLPAKIDGDGEANVDHYFNNYTREATEFGRGILTNALRGYPLMGEKLKVPEGYSGLVLQETEKPISISSDRQLRLTGVFKDFTYWNYDKVPSNGDPYRQALFLADVAQALSQPISEDDLEAEIVRNKENNKESP; encoded by the exons ATGTCAATCACTCTAGATTTTAATGGTAAAAACATTGCCAAGAGCAATGAATTAGAGTTGCACTTCTTGCCGGCCAAAATCGACGGCGATGGGGAAGCGAATGTGGATCATTACTTCAACAACTACACACGTGAAGCAACAGAATTCGGCCGTGGAATCCTGACGAACGCCTTGCGCGGATATCCATTAATGGGAGAGAAGTTGAAAGTGCCCGAAGGATACAGCGGTTTAGTTCTACAAGAAACAGAGAAGCCCATCAGCATTTCCTCCGACCGACAGTTGCGTCTTACTGGAGTATTTAAGGATTTTACGTACTGGAACTACGACAAAGTGCCCTCCAATGGCGATCCCTACCGACAGGCCCTTTTCTTGGCGGATGTTGCTCAAGCT cTATCGCAGCCTATTAGCGAAGACGATTTAGAGGCAGAAATCGTCCGCAATAAGGAAAACAATAAGGAAAGCCCTTAA
- the LOC120444522 gene encoding E3 ubiquitin-protein ligase Smurf1 yields MNKLDYPRRNGTHKVRITILCARNLARKDLFRLPDPFAKVQVDGTGQVYSTEISKSSLDPKWNAHYDLFLGIGDAITITVWNQRKIHKGSGFLGCVRIPAFNIQSLKGAGFQRLDLGKLSPDDDELVRGQIIISLLSKDGPSSGNPLAIVGPSGDVRGPSEDDSSEDSLPEGWEERRTDNGRVYYVNHATKSTQWDRPRHPGVVGGSRTTSPQQRHNTHNGNSGDRQAPAGPTRSTTCTNLMNNGHRSRDLSVTASDERRHSTEILSSVGKENTSPTTPVSATTTPGKKTSTSNSSSAGGRTLEQRPTNEPATPTSSTTSASVRLHSNDNHVKTPKHQTNGHAPPECTPTSPTGQQNYVNGNAQNGSTSGNGSGQAAQPQSASNGWTQEDAATTTSPSTTTTPPRHSQSPPTPNISPPASVTPSANGNVHSPNANSTPAGSGGGSRSYTAATPGQRSQRRSSRQQGEESSTRRRSSRGTRNGGTSGGGGGSGQRYASAAIAAANQAARPFLDLPPGYEMRTTQQGQVYFYHIPTGVSTWHDPRIPRDFDTQHLTLDAIGPLPSGWEQRKTASGRVYFVDHNNRTTQFTDPRLSGSILQMIRRGAVPPSAANAGTSAPPSATPATPSATAAVPPQATPANNATPTTLTTTTNPPHRIVPDLPQGLLEGADLLPKYRRDLVGKLRALRTELQTMQPQSGHCRLEVSRNEIFEESYRLIMKMRAKDMRKRLMVKFKGEEGLDYGGVAREWLHLLSREMLNPQYGLFQYSRDDHYTLQINPDSGVNPDHLSYFHFVGRTLGIAVFHGHCLDGGFTTPFYKQLLNKPITLGDIEGVDPELHRSLTWMLESNISGIIESTFSVENNSFGALVVHELKPGGASIPVTEENKREYVKLYVNYRFMRGIEQQFLALQKGFCELIPSHLLRPFDERELELVIGGISSIDVNDWRNNTRLKHCTNETTQVLWFWQVVESYSSEMRARLLQFVTGSSRVPLQGFRALQGSTGAVGPRLFTIHLTADVPTQNLPKAHTCFNRIDLPPYETYQLLCDKLTQAVEETCGFAVE; encoded by the exons ATGAATAAATTGGATTACCCACGTCGCAATGGTACACACAAAGTTCGAATAACGA TATTGTGTGCAAGAAACTTGGCCCGCAAGGATTTATTTC GTCTACCCGATCCGTTTGCCAAGGTGCAGGTGGATGGAACTGGGCAGGTGTACTCGACGGAAATAAGCAAATCCTCTCTGGATCCGAAATGGAATGCACATTACGATTTGTTTCTGGGCATTGGAGATGCCATTACGATAACTGTGTGGAATCAGCGCAAGATACATAAGGGCAGTGGATTCCTGGGATGTGTGAGGATACCCGCGTTCAACATACAGAGCCTCAAAGGAGCTGGGT TTCAACGTTTGGACCTGGGAAAACTGTCGCCGGATGACGACGAGCTTGTGCGGGGTCAAATCATCATTTCGTTGCTCTCGAAGGACGGACCCAGTAGTGGCAATCCTTTGGCCATTGTAGGACCCAGTGGCGATGTGCGTGGACCGTCGGAAGATGACTCCTCGGAAGATAGTTTGCCAGAGGGTTGGGAGGAGCGGCGAACGGACAACGGAAGAGTTTACTATGTGAACCATGCCACCAAATCGACGCAGTGGGATCGTCCCAGACATCCAGGAGTAGTTGGAGGCAGCCGCACCACTTCACCACAACAACGTCACAACACGCACAACGGCAACAGCGGTGATCGACAAGCTCCGGCGGGGCCAACCCGCTCTACAACCTGCACGAACCTGATGAATAACGGCCATCGCAGTCGGGACTTGTCTGTGACTGCTTCGGATGAACGTAGACACTCTACGGAAATTCTGTCCAGCGTGGGAAAAGAGAACACCAGCCCCACAACACCTGTTTCTGCCACTACAACGCCTGGTAAAAAAACATCCACATCGAACTCATCCTCGGCAGGTGGTCGCACTTTGGAGCAGCGTCCGACCAACGAACCAGCAACACCCACCAGCAGTACGACATCGGCTTCGGTTCGCCTGCACAGCAACGACAATCATGTTAAAACACCAAAGCACCAAACGAATGGCCATGCTCCGCCAGAGTGCACGCCCACATCGCCCACGGGTCAGCAGAACTATGTAAATGGGAATGCTCAAAATGGGAGTAccagcggaaacggaagtggtCAGGCGGCGCAGCCTCAAAGTGCTAGTAACGGATGGACGCAAGAAGATGCCGCAACGACTACTTCACCTTCAACAACAACCACTCCTCCGAGGCATAGTCAAAGTCCGCCAACCCCAAATATATCACCACCAGCTTCTGTGACACCCtctgcaaatggaaatgtacACAGTCCGAATGCGAACAGCACACCAGCCGGAAGCGGTGGAGGAAGCAGATCCTATACAGCCGCAACTCCCGGTCAGCGGTCTCAGCGTCGGAGCTCGCGGCAACAAGGTGAGGAGTCCTCCACGAGACGACGCTCGTCACGAGGTACAAGAAACGGGGGCACATCTGGTGGCGGAGGAGGATCAGGTCAGAGATACGCATCGGCAGCCATTGCCGCTGCCAATCAGGCAGCACGTCCATTCTTGGATCTGCCGCCAGGATATGAAATGCGAACCACGCAACAAGGGCAGGTGTACTTTTATCACATACCCACTGGTGTTTCCACGTGGCATGATCCTCGGATACCACGTGATTTCGACACCCAGCATTTGACGCTAGATGCTATCGGACCATTGCCAAGTGGCTGGGAGCAGCGGAAGACGGCCTCCGGAAGGGTTTACTTTGTGGACCACAACAACCGAACCACACAGTTCACGGATCCCCGACTAAGTGGCAGCATTTTGCAAATGATTCGACGTGGAGCCGTCCCACCATCCGCTGCAAATGCTGGCACATCTGCTCCCCCATCGGCTACTCCTGCTACCCCATCGGCCACGGCAGCAGTTCCACCTCAGGCGACACCGGCGAACAATGCAACTCCAACGACGCTCACTACTACAACAAACCCGCCCCATCGTATTGTTCCGGATCTGCCACAGGGATTGCTTGAAGGCGCCGACCTTTTGCCTAAGTACCGCCGCGATTTGGTTGGCAAGTTGCGGGCTCTGCGCACGGAACTGCAAACAATGCAGCCGCAATCTGGCCACTGCCGTTTGGAGGTATCACGCAACGAGATTTTCGAGGAGAGCTATAGACTGATAATGAAAATGCGGGCCAAGGACATGCGCAAGCGTCTAATGGTTAAATTTAAGGGCGAGGAGGGCCTGGACTATGGTGGCGTAGCACGCGAGTGGTTGCATCTGCTTTCCCGCGAGATGTTGAACCCGCAGTATGGCCTATTCCAATACAGTAGGGATGATCACTACACGCTGCAAATTAATCCAGACTCTGGTGTGAATCCCGATCACTTGTCCTATTTTCATTTCGTGGGTCGCACACTGGGCATTGCCGTGTTCCACGGTCACTGTCTAGATGGTGGGTTCACTACACCCTTCTACAAGCAGCTGCTGAACAAGCCGATTACGCTTGGTGATATTGAAGGCGTGGATCCGGAGCTACATCGCAGCCTCACCTGGATGCT GGAGAGCAACATCAGCGGCATCATTGAATCCACATTCAGTGTAGAGAACAATAGCTTTGGTGCTCTGGTGGTGCACGAACTGAAGCCTGGTGGTGCCTCCATTCCTGTGACGGAGGAGAACAAACGCGAGTATGTCAAGCTCTACGTGAACTATCGTTTCATGCGCGGCATTGAGCAACAGTTTTTGGCTCTGCAGAAAG GTTTTTGTGAGCTTATACCCAGCCATCTCTTACGACCGTTTGATGAGCGCGAACTGGAATTGGTCATTGGTGGCATCTCTAGCATAGATGTCAACGACTGGCGGAACAATACGAGACTGAAGCACTGTACGAACGAAACGACGCAGGTGTTGTGGTTCTGGCAG GTGGTCGAGTCCTATAGTTCTGAGATGAGAGCCCGCCTGCTGCAGTTCGTGACGGGATCATCGCGAGTGCCGTTGCAGGGCTTCCGGGCGCTGCAGGGCTCCACGGGAGCGGTGGGACCACGACTGTTTACTATTCACCTGACTGCCGACGTGCCCACGCAGAATCTGCCCAAGGCGCACACCTGCTTTAACCGGATCGATTTGCCCCCCTACGAGACGTACCAGCTA
- the LOC120444524 gene encoding uncharacterized protein LOC120444524 gives MHSSWIHFLGLLALFLFATLAPGDASPFDERRHRGWNPGPRPIPQIPTTPPFNPYG, from the coding sequence ATGCATTCTAGCTGGATTCATTTTCTGGGACTGCTGGCCCTGTTTCTTTTCGCTACCCTGGCTCCAGGGGATGCTTCCCCCTTCGACGAGAGACGCCACAGAGGATGGAATCCAGGGCCCAGACCAATACCGCAGATTCCCACTACACCACCTTTTAATCCTTATGGATAG
- the LOC120444523 gene encoding NADH dehydrogenase [ubiquinone] flavoprotein 1, mitochondrial — protein MISFLTKRHVCGAYKISSGLIRGYRGLTEVKSLQNALPATDKTGNKKLVNIFRTSSIKNVRKNQQIDAESCIPILRWPDEPSMVMREGSRIDDNDDLLSSEQRAKKRENLQKFEVDCPKFPTEKLPSTSKFPINENAEKGLDPAEEKELEANLLEKLKDMAKRNKSRPNQQADEMKDNFISWNNDKVGGAIMSLEAKELTSPKGSGSATPGGPPPPKSGSAPPKGGSPPVKSGAPPPPKGPPPGTPPPQTKTTFGPLADADRIFTNLYGRHDWRLKAAMRRGDWYKTKEILAKGDKWIVNEIKTSGLRGRGGAGFPSGLKWSFMHKPPDGRPKFLVVNADEGEPGTCKDREIIRHDPHKLVEGCLIAGRAMGANTGFIYLRGEFYNEACNLQYAIIEAYKAGYLGKNACGSGYDFDLYVQRGAGAYICGEETSLIESLEGKAGKPRNKPPFPADIGVFGCPSTVTNVETVAVAPTICRRGGNWFASFGRTRNSGTKLFNISGHVCNPCTFEEEMSMPTRELIERHAGGVIGGWDNLLAIIPGGSSTPCITKEHASTAIHDYDGLMAVRSSMGTGALIVMNKDTDIIKAIARLSAFYKHESCGQCTPCREGLHWVHMIMQRFVTGQAQIEEIDMLFELTKQIEGHTICALADGAAWPPQGLIRNFRPVIEERIRKRAAEDQAKADALQAERFPCQTVTPCPE, from the coding sequence ATGATATCGTTTCTAACTAAACGCCACGTTTGTGGGGCCTACAAGATTTCATCGGGACTAATTCGAGGTTATAGAGGTCTAACAGAAGTAAAAAGCCTTCAAAATGCGTTACCAGCAACTGATAAAACTGGAAATAAGAAGCTGGTGAATATATTCCGAACTTCTAGCATAAAAAATGTGAGGAAGAACCAACAAATTGACGCTGAAAGCTGTATTCCCATCTTAAGATGGCCAGACGAACCTTCGATGGTTATGAGAGAAGGAAGTCGTATCGATGATAACGACGATTTGCTGTCGTCTGAGCAAAGAgccaaaaaaagggaaaacttaCAAAAATTCGAGGTAGATTGTCCAAAATTTCCAACCGAGAAACTTCCATCCACATCGAAATTTCCTATCAATGAAAATGCCGAAAAGGGTTTGGATCCAGCCGAAGAAAAAGAACTCGAGGCCAATTTGCTAGAGAAGCTAAAAGATATGgctaaaagaaataaatctcGACCAAATCAGCAAGCTGACGAGATGAAGGATAACTTTATAAGCTGGAATAATGATAAAGTTGGAGGAGCTATTATGAGTCTAGAAGCCAAGGAATTAACCTCACCAAAAGGATCTGGATCTGCCACTCCGGGAGGGCCTCCTCCACCCAAAAGTGGTTCTGCTCCGCCGAAGGGTGGTTCTCCGCCTGTCAAAAGCGGcgctccaccaccaccaaagGGGCCACCGCCCGGAACTCCACCACCGCAGACTAAAACTACTTTCGGACCACTTGCTGATGCTGATCGAATCTTTACCAATTTATACGGACGGCACGATTGGCGATTGAAGGCAGCAATGAGGCGCGGTGACTGGTACAAGACGAAGGAGATCCTAGCCAAGGGGGACAAGTGGATAGTAAACGAGATTAAGACATCTGGACTGCGAGGGCGCGGTGGCGCTGGATTTCCCAGTGGACTTAAGTGGTCATTCATGCACAAACCGCCTGATGGGCGGCCCAAGTTTCTAGTGGTCAATGCGGATGAAGGCGAGCCCGGTACCTGCAAGGATCGTGAGATAATACGCCATGATCCACACAAGCTGGTTGAGGGATGTCTCATTGCTGGACGGGCTATGGGTGCGAACACTGGTTTCATTTACCTTCGCGGGGAGTTTTACAACGAGGCTTGCAATCTTCAGTATGCCATTATTGAGGCCTATAAGGCTGGCTATCTGGGTAAGAATGCCTGTGGTTCCGGTTACGATTTCGATCTTTATGTGCAACGTGGAGCAGGCGCCTATATTTGCGGAGAGGAAACCTCTCTGATCGAATCCTTAGAGGGCAAGGCCGGTAAGCCAAGGAACAAGCCTCCCTTTCCGGCCGATATCGGCGTCTTTGGCTGTCCGTCTACGGTGACCAATGTGGAAACGGTGGCCGTGGCCCCAACTATTTGCCGGCGTGGTGGCAATTGGTTTGCCAGCTTTGGACGCACCCGAAATTCTGGCACCAAGCTCTTCAATATCTCTGGTCACGTTTGCAACCCTTGTACCTTCGAGGAGGAGATGTCTATGCCTACCAGAGAGCTTATTGAACGTCATGCTGGTGGAGTGATCGGAGGCTGGGATAATCTACTGGCCATCATTCCGGGTGGCTCCTCCACTCCCTGCATCACCAAGGAGCATGCCTCGACTGCGATTCACGACTACGATGGGCTGATGGCAGTGCGTTCGTCCATGGGAACTGGTGCCTTGATTGTAATGAATAAGGATACGGACATTATCAAGGCCATTGCCCGCTTATCGGCTTTCTATAAGCACGAGAGCTGCGGCCAGTGCACTCCTTGCCGCGAGGGTCTCCACTGGGTGCACATGATCATGCAGAGGTTTGTGACTGGACAGGCGCAGATCGAAGAGATCGATATGCTCTTCGAACTGACAAAGCAGATCGAGGGCCATACCATTTGTGCTCTAGCCGATGGTGCTGCCTGGCCGCCGCAAGGACTCATCCGGAACTTCCGTCCGGTCATCGAGGAGAGGATCAGGAAGCGGGCGGCCGAGGACCAAGCTAAAGCTGATGCACTTCAGGCCGAACGCTTCCCTTGTCAAACGGTGACTCCTTGCCCAGAATAA
- the LOC120446486 gene encoding protein PET100 homolog, mitochondrial, with translation MGTWVLEVAKMGMYMAFPVTLFHLFNQPEYFEEWVTKKKRELYPPESKSHHEELQRAIREHHAQHDAKMMRAMEEAEGKQQK, from the coding sequence ATGGGTACCTGGGTGCTGGAGGTGGCCAAGATGGGCATGTACATGGCCTTTCCGGTGACGCTGTTCCATTTGTTCAACCAGCCGGAATACTTTGAAGAATGGGTGACCAAGAAGAAGCGGGAACTTTATCCGCCGGAGAGCAAAAGCCACCACGAGGAGCTGCAGCGGGCGATCCGGGAACACCACGCCCAGCACGACGCCAAAATGATGCGTGCTATGGAAGAGGCGGAGGGCAAGCAGCAGAAGTAG